One part of the Pseudopipra pipra isolate bDixPip1 chromosome 3, bDixPip1.hap1, whole genome shotgun sequence genome encodes these proteins:
- the HEY2 gene encoding hairy/enhancer-of-split related with YRPW motif protein 2 isoform X1, producing the protein MKRPCEETTSDSDMDETIDVGSENNYSGQSNSSVIRSNSPTTTSQIMARKKRRGGSAKLEKAEILQMTVDHLKMLQATGGKGYFDAHSLAMDFMSIGFRECLTEVARYLTSVEGLDTSDPLRVRLVSHLSTCASQREAAAMTSSMAHHHHPLHPHHWAAAFHHLPAALLQPNGLHASDAAPCRLSSDVPPHGSALLTATFAHTDAALRVPSAGSIAPCVPPLSTSLLSLSATVHAAAAAATAAAQSFPLSFTGTFPMLPPSAAAAAVAAATAITPPLAVSATASPQQAGSGGSTKSYRPWGTEVGAF; encoded by the exons ATGAAGCGACCTTGCGAGGAAACTACCTCAGACAGCGACATGGACGAGACTATAGACGTGGGGAGTGAGAACAACTACTCGGG GCAAAGTAATAGTTCTGTCATTCGATCAAATTCACCGACGACGACATCTCAGATCATggccagaaagaaaagaagaggg GGATCTGCCAAATTAGAAAAAGCGGAAATACTGCAAATGACAGTGGATCATCTGAAGATGCTGCAGGCGACAGGAGGTAAAG GTTATTTTGATGCTCATTCCCTGGCCATGGATTTCATGAGCATCGGCTTCCGAGAGTGCTTGACAGAAGTCGCAAGGTACTTGACTTCAGTGGAAGGTCTCGACACATCTGACCCCCTGCGTGTTAGACTCGTGTCTCACCTGAGCACCTGTGCATCTCAGAGGGAAGCTGCTGCCATGACCTCCTCCATggcccaccaccaccaccccttGCATCCTCACCACTGGGCAGCTGCCTTTCACCACCTCCCAGCCGCTTTGCTGCAGCCAAATGGACTCCACGCCTCTGATGCCGCCCCATGCAGACTCTCCTCAGATGTGCCCCCCCATGGTTCCGCCCTGCTCACGGCCACCTTCGCCCACACCGATGCCGCCCTCAGAGTTCCCTCCGCTGGCAGCATTGctccctgtgtccctcctctCTCTACCTCCCTCTTGTCCCTCTCAGCTACTGTtcatgctgcagcagcagcagctacagctgctgcccagagctTCCCCCTCTCCTTCACTGGCACCTTCCCCATGCTTCCCCCCAGCGCGGCTGCCGCGGCCGTAGCTGCGGCAACAGCCATCACCCCTCCGCTGGCTGTATCAGCCActgccagcccccagcaggCCGGCAGTGGAGGCAGCACAAAATCGTACCGACCCTGGGGGACTGAAGTTGGAGCATTTTAA
- the HEY2 gene encoding hairy/enhancer-of-split related with YRPW motif protein 2 isoform X2, with protein sequence MKRPCEETTSDSDMDETIDVGSENNYSGQSNSSVIRSNSPTTTSQIMARKKRRGIIEKRRRDRINNSLSELRRLVPTAFEKQGSAKLEKAEILQMTVDHLKMLQATGGKGYFDAHSLAMDFMSIGFRECLTEVARYLTSVEGLDTSDPLRVRLVSHLSTCASQREAAAMTSSMAHHHHPLHPHHWAAAFHHLPAALLQPNGLHASDAAPCRLSSDVPPHGSALLTATFAHTDAALRVPSAGSIAPCVPPLSTSLLSLSATVHAAAAAATAAAQSFPLSFTGTFPMLPPSAAAAAVAAATAITPPLAVSATASPQQAGSGGSTKSYRPWGTEVGAF encoded by the exons ATGAAGCGACCTTGCGAGGAAACTACCTCAGACAGCGACATGGACGAGACTATAGACGTGGGGAGTGAGAACAACTACTCGGG GCAAAGTAATAGTTCTGTCATTCGATCAAATTCACCGACGACGACATCTCAGATCATggccagaaagaaaagaagaggg ATTATAGAGAAAAGGCGCCGTGATCGTATAAATAACAGTTTATCAGAGCTGAGGCGGCTTGTGCCaactgcttttgaaaaacaa GGATCTGCCAAATTAGAAAAAGCGGAAATACTGCAAATGACAGTGGATCATCTGAAGATGCTGCAGGCGACAGGAGGTAAAG GTTATTTTGATGCTCATTCCCTGGCCATGGATTTCATGAGCATCGGCTTCCGAGAGTGCTTGACAGAAGTCGCAAGGTACTTGACTTCAGTGGAAGGTCTCGACACATCTGACCCCCTGCGTGTTAGACTCGTGTCTCACCTGAGCACCTGTGCATCTCAGAGGGAAGCTGCTGCCATGACCTCCTCCATggcccaccaccaccaccccttGCATCCTCACCACTGGGCAGCTGCCTTTCACCACCTCCCAGCCGCTTTGCTGCAGCCAAATGGACTCCACGCCTCTGATGCCGCCCCATGCAGACTCTCCTCAGATGTGCCCCCCCATGGTTCCGCCCTGCTCACGGCCACCTTCGCCCACACCGATGCCGCCCTCAGAGTTCCCTCCGCTGGCAGCATTGctccctgtgtccctcctctCTCTACCTCCCTCTTGTCCCTCTCAGCTACTGTtcatgctgcagcagcagcagctacagctgctgcccagagctTCCCCCTCTCCTTCACTGGCACCTTCCCCATGCTTCCCCCCAGCGCGGCTGCCGCGGCCGTAGCTGCGGCAACAGCCATCACCCCTCCGCTGGCTGTATCAGCCActgccagcccccagcaggCCGGCAGTGGAGGCAGCACAAAATCGTACCGACCCTGGGGGACTGAAGTTGGAGCATTTTAA